DNA sequence from the Diorhabda sublineata isolate icDioSubl1.1 chromosome 6, icDioSubl1.1, whole genome shotgun sequence genome:
TTAATcttgaatgtaaaaaattggtaaacaatgattaaattgaaaacaatataaGTGAAAATAGTAACTTGTAATTAGATTGAACATTAAATTCGTGCAAGCccaacttttcaaaaattaatttcataagatTACTAAGGATTTTACTATGAAAAGGCACGTTGGTATTGATAGATGCCACAAAAATGGTATTTACGAATGTTATAAAATCTTTGAGTATTGCTAGTATACACCTTTCAATATTCtttaatatagttaaaaaaataagaaaaaactaataGGTTATTTTTgacagagaaaaaataatttaagaataGGACAAATAAAAGTATTGGTAGATGGATATggtcttaaaaaataaatttatttattcataatattataaatttataaaacaaaatgtatttggATTGAATGAaagttattcaataaaattattaatgtgggatcataaaaaatattagaaatttaatGAGTAAtaggaattgaaaaattggtagATGTATGAACAAATCTATATcaaagaaatatgtaaaaacaataaaatgtagaaactgaaaatattgaagGATCCTGATCAAGTAGCAGTAATATAAGTTGGAgggtttgaaaattatttataaaagggACGTTTTTCGATACAGATATATTTAGAGAAGGAGATTTCATATTGTCTCAATAGTATACAGTACTGTTTAAAAGTATGTCTGTCTATTGTATTGcaagttattattttgtataaaccACAGCTATATCATATAATAGTTGGAAAGCTAGTGAAACAGACCACAGATTTAACACAACTAGCTACATAATTCATATAGTAGTAGTAtagtttatagtatttttaCAGGAAAAAATGAGGATAGATGATGAGAGATAATGAAAAGTGTAAAGTATTggcattgaaaaataaaaccaGTGTATTTGTActtaacaaatatcaaaacaatgAGTACCTCTGGTCAACTCATGTGAACGCTATAAGCCAATGAGAGCGTAGCAAAAACTAGCTCTATTAAGGGCTTTATCTCTAATTCATTGTTTCCCGACTCCAGCCTTGTtcttacttatatttttttgagagaATTATATTTAgactttattatttaaaaaaagtagtgatatcaatttttcagtACCCGTCAAAAATTCTTCTGAGTTGGTCTGTTACCATACCACTCCCACTTGAATGATCCGCTAAATTAcgtttattattaacaataaactatttgttgttatttaatgctatgtactattttttaatacaGTTACTACCGCACGCAATAACTGGTCAGACATAATGGGTGGCGCTAAAAGAACGAATGAATTTGAGTTGAGTTGTGGGTGTGGGATGAGGGAACTTTCTCTTGTTCAATCATGGGAAAAAGTATGGTAGCAAAACCAAAATTTTGAATGAGAAAAGAAGTTTCAGAACCTCCAGCTTAAGAAATCATGCAGTTTTGatgtagaaaatatttgtttctgaaATTTTATGAGTTATGATATACCAAAACTAGTTATAAGATGAAAAAGAATTACTTCTCAAACTAATTAATTCTTGCTAACGATAAACCTAAACCTTAGAAGAAATTTAATGCTGACGCTCGACGCGATCACGTGGTATGATTATAGTATAACGCCATCTTGAATAGATGTAGGGTAACATGAAAACGTCCTTAAgtgtcaaagaaaaaattatataaagtgaTCAGTTTAGTTTGTTGATGTATATGATATATTTCTCATTCATTTTCTGTacataatcaataataataagtaacATAAATTGTTAATACCTTTTAATTCAGAATGACTGGAACTGATAAATATCAAAAGTGGATTAATTAGTATCAATAATTGATTCACCAAACCTTAAATTAGTAAATCAAGCGAATTAACTTTACAgcctacaaaaaaagtttctagatCATTCATATTACAACATAAGCATAACATATGTTGAGTATGTCGAAATATATTGTGGGAAACGTTGTAAAATGGAATGAATAGAAAACATCTTCTGCTTTAAGGTAGAGCTACCGTTGTTCCACTGTGCTGTGATTGGTGGAATAATTTAAGAGAAAAGAGGAATAGAACAGTGGAAGGAATACGCTACAAGAAATTAGAGGGAACATCTTCAACATTGTGAATATATTGTTGATAATTCAACTATACagtactttttcaaatattgcaATACTAATTATAACGATTGTGCAGTTTATTATTACTTTGTCTATGAGTGaagctaaaaaatatttaggttTGATATTTGACGTTTAGATTGCAGATGGCGTTCTAGTGTAATTTCGTGACATGTGTATTAAAGCAAACTATTATACCACAGCAGATGTCATTTGTATTTAACGCAACGTGTGTTATTTGATATAGCTAGGAATATACATCgaattcataaacaaaataaatatcgaGAGGgttcaaaaaatcattaattttgaaaaatgtgtatCATATCGCcgatttcgaataaaaaatttatcaaaaaacaacATAACAAAGTGGGTACTATGATTATTCCAacgtattaaaataaatttattctaattttgaatttagaacAATAGTATACATATACACAACAGTCTTTTTGTATAGAAACTGGCCGAAACTTTGGCTTCtagataaattatataaaattgtccaaaatatactacatactaaaattttcatttttttaacaatataaataaatcgatGGGTTCTTTAAGTCCCTTCagaactaataataatttatcacatTACAATTGTAATATTGTGTTGATTCATTCGCCCCGACATTCTGCTAAGGGTTCCATTTTGATCGTCGTCATAGTATCTTTAGGATGTGATGTGGAAGAATGCATTGGCTTGACCAAATCGTCAATATCTTCTTGGAAGAGATTTTCCGGTCTAGGTGAAGTAAATGATCTAGTTGGTTTATATGTCATACCGGAGACACCTGCAAAAGAAAATAACTACTTAGATCATACAGAGTAATACTTTGGTCAGTATTATCGACCAATACTACTTTCAATAATGTGGCGTCTGTGctaggaaatatttagatatactAACCTATACCAACGTCCATATTACTTCCtatattcatattaattgaTGGTTCCATCGAACTGGATACCGTTAAACCCAATGGTGATGAAATAGGACTTTCCATTGCCGATTCTGCAGGACTTATCCGCAAATCTTGAATGCTACCTGCTGGACTACTCATATTTCTCATCGACGCTAAATGACTTAGACTCTGAAATGTAAACCACAAATAAATTAACTTGTTATAATTAAGATTAGGCAGGAGTATTTagtaaaattgaagaaaaaactaataacaagTATCTGTTATCACTTACCATCGGTGGAGCACCGTTACTAGGAGGCATTGACATGCTACCACAATGACCGGCCAATGCAAGTGAATTAACCAGACTAGCTACGGGATTTGTGTCATGTGCCGTACTCTGACTATGTGCTGCTGCTACCATGCTACACATTTGTTGTCTCAAGCCTTGAGCTACGGCCGCAACAGCTGCTGCAGCTGCTGCTCCAGGCGAAACGTTAGGATCAGAACCATTACTACAAGAATTCTGATTTGGGTAGCTGGAAATGGTCACACCATCCTGAAAAGACAATTTCATACATTAGGCTACTACTTTTATAGTCGAATATATCCtgatataaaaattagaaaaaaatgattagcGAACTTACATGTAACCTAGGATATGTTGTCATATGTGGTTCTTCTTTGATTTGATGTGAATCTCTAAAAACTACAGCTCTGATAACTCCGCGTATGTGTTCATCGGGCCAAACTCCTAACAATATTCGTTGGGGTCGTCCTCTACCTTTCGGTCTTAAATCTAGAAAaccaacaattttttgaaatgaatacaaaataaaaacatacgTTTGGGGGGTAAATATATGATTATGTTTTTGGCGGACTAAATCTGAAGAAGtaaatagataaattatattCAGATATTAATGAGCAAAtacaagaccaagaccaagccagtcttggtcttggtctagGTCCAAGACCAAGTCTTAGACCAAGCCGGTCTTTGTCTTGGTCTAGGTCTTGCTTCAAGAGGCTTGCAGGTGTTGCATTTTATAATTGATCCTCAAgagtatatttaaataaatccatCTCATAAAAGCAGTTTGAAATCTACACCAATGGCGCCCGTGCATGTGGAATGTGTATTTTTGGAATGGTAGGTTACGATCTTTCCTTCGAATAAATACGGAGCTCTCcataaaaattgtaacaaaaaagaagaagttcttataaaaacaaaacgtaAGGGAATCTTACCCAACCGTAGAggtaaatgaatgtaaatgacacgaataaataaagttttatatacCCATAAAtgtcttgttttatttaaattagtaaAACTGATGTTGCCAAGTCAGGCAATAGAAATGTGGAGCATCTCTGCAACTTTACCCTACACGTTGTCTCTCCATCAACAGAGGAAGATATCAATAGTGATTATTGATCGGTTTAATaagtaaatttcaaataatagttttaaattgAACATTACCAAAAAGGATAACTTTACTTACCTGATCCACCATCAGCGGAAGGTCCTAACATATTATGTACTCGATTAGCATACAGAACAAATGTGGGATATGGGATGTCGTACTTTCTAGCTGCTTGCGATAGAGATAATCCTTCTTTAAGCACGGAAAATATGGCTTCTGCCATCGTTTCAGGTCTCCACGATTTCAATGGTCCTCGTTCGCGGAAGCGCAAATTATGTACAAGACTTTGATTGGTATTCCAGCATTTTTGCCACATGGATTGTAACTGGTATTGGTAACTATCTGCTGAAAGATAAAAGAAAATCGGAATATTAGATTTTGAATACTGCCacgaatatttttacataatataaTGTAGTAATACATAGTTTTCCGTGAAAATATTTCCTTCAAATGATTTTCggtattttaaatatgaaaatatcaacagttgttcatttcaatattaattattatgtcggttaaatatttattcaaaaaagtattttgatgtaaaaattaattataagtaaataaataattaacagtgAATTTGATTCAGTTTGCGTgactacatttttttatttctatttatcatAATTGTTTAATAGTATGGTACAAATTCACCAGCTGCATATACTACTAAAATACCaagaaacctaacctaaaagaAACACTCAACTCAGGAATGTCAACTGCCCTACACGGATCAAGAGTTTTCTcatgaaatttattatgtaatGTTTTGTTCTTATGTCAACCTCTGTCGAGGtacaaaactgaaataaaaaaaatcgtaataaagtaaaatatttgttgaaacatttttcgCGTAAGCTTCGCACGActttatgtcaaatttgactGTTGAACGAATCTATAGTTCATGTTTTATTCGATTTTCATAATTCACACATAAatctatgaaaaattatttatatttttgttaaaatcagTCACATGTTATAGTTAAATCATTATTTACTCCGATTATCGTTGAACTTACTATGATTTGattgttttcatatttaaaatgtaaaagcAAAGTCCGTTCGAATACTAGAAAAACGTATTTTGAAACTTGAAGTTGTgagaaaaacgtttattttacGACTACAAGGTGTGATACAACGTTAAATCCGTCATTTCTATAAGCCTTTTTCAGATATGGCTACCACCTGATCTATCGATGCCAAAATGTTTCCCTTCAACCACGGTTTTAATTTTCGGAACGAGCCAGAAGTTGCACAGCGCTAAATCTGGTAAGGACCATTTTTAATACCAGGATAACTTTTAGAGTGGACAACTCACAAATCAAAAAACTTTCCATAGAATGAATTTAATTGGTAGATTTCGTAGTAATTCGAAGTAATTCTAAACTCACAAGATAAAATAAGTTCTTGCCTCAACACATGAATGTATGAGATGTAATAGTACTTTATGTTCACACCTCGTACACCCGAACTTATATTTGAacctttttattatattctgtGATTAAGTTCACTCTGGGGATGCAAAACTTTACTAAATAGCGGATTTTGATTATTAGAAAGTAAAACAAgatatcaatttaaattattatgttcGCCATAAAGacacattctgaagaaaattatcataaattgtaattatctaTTGAGCATTGCCCTAAaagcagggccggattaagctaggggcttgggggggctataggcccgggccccaggtctaacagggccccatcatttggaaataattctgtattttttgatgtgttgataccacaaatctaacgtattgatattattttgtgaatttttccgggttttcgaattccttaagggggccccgtcattattttagccccgggccttataaatcttaatctgGCCTTGCCTAAAAGAAGTTACCGTTGGAATGGAGATTGATGTACCTTTTTCATTtcacaataatataatttcaacaaattcgTTTCAAATTGGTGTATAGAAATAGTCAACACAATCCCTCGATATATCGTTATTAGATTTCTTCTCGtggattgaaaatattataaatataaaactaaatctCTAGACTTACAATTTGTTATTAGATCCACgtgatttataaatattcacacggcattgtttcatttgtaaataataCCTTAAGTATTGACATAAACAATCAAATAGAGGTCAATGACGCGAAgataaatctatttcaatatTTGCTGAAAGTGTTAATGAAACAGTATACAAAAGGATGTATTTAGAAAGTTTTGTTACTGATTCAACATACATATCTCTTCTAGCTACACTGAAAACTCAAATTTAGCGAGCcgcaaatttatttttggaatttcgATGTTATTCAAGTCATAGTTGGATTGCGAGCACTTGACATTTCTCGCTTTTTGGCTATTATACAATTTGCATGTTTTTCCATATTATGCAATTCTTGCTATTACATCTTTGCAGCTACTATTCAAAACTAACCCattcacaatattttatgatcattatttcaaaattaaaactatatatatacctaacagtagtaaaaattgctgtttgattTGTCATAGTTAATCTGACCAACATGGTTATTGATAATAGATTTCTACATGGAGCTGCAGTTTCTATGCTATAAAGTGCAAGGATCATTAAGCTGAGCTCATTTGTTCAGATTTTTGGATACATTGTTCTAAGTCAAGCGGACTTCAGAGCCATTTTTTCTTACTTGTTGATCATTTTTATCTCTTATTAGCTGCTGGTTTTGCTTATATGCCAAGGATCGATTTGCTATATTTAGCTTGTGctttgtttattgaaagtatAGTTGTTATGACTAAAAAAAAAGAACGGTACATATTGAAGCCTTTAAAAATCTAGAATCTTCCAGAATAAACTATCCCTTGCCAACAAGAAGTCTTCCATTTAGATCGATATGTTATTGATGTTAGCTTGAAAAATGAGAGGCTTAAGTGGTGTTGGCTCAAGTATTAATGCAAACGGCGTAGCTACCGCCATCTATTAACAATGTTTGGGAAATCCAACCCCCCTTGTTCTATACAAGAATTTTATACagctaatttattttctaaatttgttaATCTTAGGATAGAGACAGTTTAAAATTTGATCTACATATAAGTAATACAGTTGAACATCGTAAATACGGACTTCTAAAACGCGGAATATCTAAAATCCGTTCGTATCGTATCTCTGACGTAGTTTGTAAATAGTTGACGCATGCGCAGTGCTCGGAGATCCGAGAGTGTGATTATTCTATGGTTCGTTGCTTGTTGTGCACGTGAGGTTACAGTTAGtttaaaatttgctttttttgtgACTAGATAATCGTCATTTCGTTAAGAAAAATACTAATTCGAGAtgtaagaaaacaaaacaaatcagTCTTACAATTGCATAAATCTCTATTTGTATTATGACGTAATGCGATATGATTTCTCGTTAGCACGATAGATGGCGCCACCATAAATTCATTCGATTGTTCGTATGAACTAAAATACGGAACAATCTATAATCCGGAACCAATCCTTTCCCAGCGATTCCGGATTTACAATGTTGTActctatctaaaatatttttataagaaataatatcgaaatacTATGAGATACAAGATATTATTTATAGGTAAGTTTTGAGTTCATGTTTGAATGCCTTCATTTTCAACAGGTAGAAATCTTAATGAAAGGAATCTTGCAAATAATTGTAGTAATTATTTCTTCGCATATATTTATAATCtgatatattatgaaaaacttGAAACACCAGtttactaactctaatatatttcgagcgagagatttttttcaatatttcaataaattaaaatttctatcaaacgttaatttaaatatttcgaattttgaattagatgaaattgatgttttttgaaagatattacaaaatttatcacaCTGAAATTGTTAACTAATTGATTCCCAATCGATGAATACGTAAGTATTCGAAGGATaggaatatattagaattagtacactttggttGCTTAATTTTGCTCATTCGCACTAACTCACTGTTAGTTTCAAACTATAGATACTATCAGTAAACAGGTATGTTTAGAATAAGGATTTTACAAAGTTAGGTATCGTTCAATCTCAAGCTGATCTGAACCGAAggaattattacactcatagAACAGTCTGATACAGTCTAAGTCATGCTTTTAAACTTTTATAGCGCAGATATAaccgttgaaaattttcaatcggaAAATACGtataatcaagaaaatttagaaagtaaaaaaatttttgggttgtcattgaaaaattctgtggGCAAATAGTTGACTTCCAAAtcactattttccaaatacacACAGTATAAGATCGTTCAATTGGTGTTTCAATTTCTTGAATTTTATCACTCGCTCAATCGCTTTACCCTGTATAGATATTTAGTACTTTATGATATAATACTCCAGATCTCCGTTCATTTCTCTTTCCCGCTATCGCTTTCATTACTTTAATCTCAGTTTTGATCTAGAcatctacttttatatttttatttaaaataattgtattaatttaaggccgattcataagcttgactttccgtttgccgttgccGTTCGCTGGTGACGTTTGCCAGTTGACGTTCTTAACAAATTCTACaccctattcataaacttgacgttgctcccgttaacctaaaaattttgttattttttgacgtGTATATTGCTTTCTGTTTTTCTTTGTAATCCGGTATTTATGGACGATATTATGGAAAACCAAATGACATCCACAGATAAACAAACAGACAGAGAAATAACCTCCAACATCACGCTCTAAcgtcataaacgtcatatgtcAAAAGCACGTGACAAAAGCAAACAGATGTGATTGGCTCTTTTCTACTGCTACGACAGTTGCTACGAAGGACCGAcgggaaaagataaaattccTTTATGTTGAAAATCTCCAACGACAGACCGATCTATGAATGATCTtaaacatttcaatgtttttaattatgtAACAGCAAATGTTAATGGCAACGGCAATCGGAAAGTCCAATTCATGAATCGGCCTTGATTATTTCTTCTATTGGTCTAATGCAATGTTTTCCAACCTTTTTTGTACCAAGCCACTCCCAAGTCCTTCTAAAACTGTCCCCCTATTAAGAAACTTGAAGTAAAAGTTTTAGGAAGAAATTGTTAACGAAACACAGTAAGTAAATTATCAaaacatataatgaaaaactaaaattcaaattcgaaattattttactgacgattttttctataaacatttaatattttaaatttagtgaGATCTTTGCGATTGATGCTGCGCAGGGATTTTATGCTGGATTCCAATTTGGTTTACTTCAGTCTCAAGTCTCCTCGTTCTGTTATATCCAGACGATTTGTTTTTTTACCATTAAATTCTTGATACTGcatattgatatataatattggCTGCAACGGACCTCAGATTCTTCACGAGTCGCCTCTACTTTCCTTCTTCTTCAATTGAAGCTCTTTAATCCGCTCGCGTTGTTTAGCGAGATTTTTGAGCATCCGGGGATCCACTCAGAGTCC
Encoded proteins:
- the LOC130445244 gene encoding protein bric-a-brac 1-like isoform X3, coding for MQHTTNSPQQFCLRWNNYQSNLTNVFDQLLQSESFVDVTLACDGHSVKAHKMVLSACSPYFQSLFFENPCQHPIVIMRDIKWPELKAAVEFMYKGEINVSQEQIGPLLKVAESLKIRGLADVNGEQDVVAPAGELTTRPSSIKPSPTTSINRPPIDWDNRPQDLESDVSRAKRRRRPSGERSSLSSPAESASAEVPEPPPSVEMSPAPSAATPLPTPSASSAASAVAAAAEPLQLTLPLPPQPTSSAVDDMEIKPGIAEMIREEERAKLLESSHAWLGASTSSIADSYQYQLQSMWQKCWNTNQSLVHNLRFRERGPLKSWRPETMAEAIFSVLKEGLSLSQAARKYDIPYPTFVLYANRVHNMLGPSADGGSDLRPKGRGRPQRILLGVWPDEHIRGVIRAVVFRDSHQIKEEPHMTTYPRLHDGVTISSYPNQNSCSNGSDPNVSPGAAAAAAVAAVAQGLRQQMCSMVAAAHSQSTAHDTNPVASLVNSLALAGHCGSMSMPPSNGAPPMSLSHLASMRNMSSPAGSIQDLRISPAESAMESPISSPLGLTVSSSMEPSINMNIGSNMDVGIGVSGMTYKPTRSFTSPRPENLFQEDIDDLVKPMHSSTSHPKDTMTTIKMEPLAECRGE
- the LOC130445244 gene encoding protein bric-a-brac 1-like isoform X1; this translates as MQHTTNSPQQFCLRWNNYQSNLTNVFDQLLQSESFVDVTLACDGHSVKAHKMVLSACSPYFQSLFFENPCQHPIVIMRDIKWPELKAAVEFMYKGEINVSQEQIGPLLKVAESLKIRGLADVNGEQDVVAPAGELTTRPSSIKPSPTTSINRPPIDWDNRPQDLESDVSRAKRRRRPSGERSSLSSPAESASAEVPEPPPSVEMSPAPSAATPLPTPSASSAASAVAAAAEPLQLTLPLPPQPTSSAVDDMEIKPGIAEMIREEERVREDFNGCKQFPTNVKHESNSRNVFSENNPAKLLESSHAWLGASTSSIADSYQYQLQSMWQKCWNTNQSLVHNLRFRERGPLKSWRPETMAEAIFSVLKEGLSLSQAARKYDIPYPTFVLYANRVHNMLGPSADGGSDLRPKGRGRPQRILLGVWPDEHIRGVIRAVVFRDSHQIKEEPHMTTYPRLHDGVTISSYPNQNSCSNGSDPNVSPGAAAAAAVAAVAQGLRQQMCSMVAAAHSQSTAHDTNPVASLVNSLALAGHCGSMSMPPSNGAPPMSLSHLASMRNMSSPAGSIQDLRISPAESAMESPISSPLGLTVSSSMEPSINMNIGSNMDVGIGVSGMTYKPTRSFTSPRPENLFQEDIDDLVKPMHSSTSHPKDTMTTIKMEPLAECRGE
- the LOC130445244 gene encoding protein bric-a-brac 1-like isoform X2, which produces MQHTTNSPQQFCLRWNNYQSNLTNVFDQLLQSESFVDVTLACDGHSVKAHKMVLSACSPYFQSLFFENPCQHPIVIMRDIKWPELKAAVEFMYKGEINVSQEQIGPLLKVAESLKIRGLADVNGEQDVVAPAGELTTRPSSIKPSPTTSINRPPIDWDNRPQDLESDVSRAKRRRRPSGERSSLSSPAESASAEVPEPPPSVEMSPAPSAATPLPTPSASSAASAVAAAAEPLQLTLPLPPQPTSSAVDDMEIKPGIAEMIREEERAKLLESSHAWLGASTSSIAADSYQYQLQSMWQKCWNTNQSLVHNLRFRERGPLKSWRPETMAEAIFSVLKEGLSLSQAARKYDIPYPTFVLYANRVHNMLGPSADGGSDLRPKGRGRPQRILLGVWPDEHIRGVIRAVVFRDSHQIKEEPHMTTYPRLHDGVTISSYPNQNSCSNGSDPNVSPGAAAAAAVAAVAQGLRQQMCSMVAAAHSQSTAHDTNPVASLVNSLALAGHCGSMSMPPSNGAPPMSLSHLASMRNMSSPAGSIQDLRISPAESAMESPISSPLGLTVSSSMEPSINMNIGSNMDVGIGVSGMTYKPTRSFTSPRPENLFQEDIDDLVKPMHSSTSHPKDTMTTIKMEPLAECRGE